In the genome of Delphinus delphis chromosome 15, mDelDel1.2, whole genome shotgun sequence, one region contains:
- the ZG16 gene encoding zymogen granule membrane protein 16 codes for MLTVALLALLCASASASKLQASSSSFSGEYGGYGGKRFSHSANQLDGPITAIRVRVNSYYIIGLQVRYGKVWSDYVGGKLGKLHEISLDPGESVVQVSGKYRNYLRKLVFVTDKSRVLTFGKNRGKNFKAVPLHPNTVLRFISGRSGQSIINAIGFHWDVYPSKHENC; via the exons ATGTTGACCGTTGCTCTTCTTGCCCTTCTTTGTGCATCAGCCTCTGCCAGTAAGC TTCAGGCCAGCTCCTCCTCTTTCAGTGGAGAGTATGGAGGCTACGGAGGAAAGCGATTCTCCCATTCTGCAAACCAGCTGGATGGCCCCATCACTGCCATTCGTGTCCGAGTTAACAGCTACTACATCATAGG TCTCCAGGTGCGCTACGGCAAGGTGTGGAGCGATTACGTGGGTGGCAAGTTGGGAAAGCTGCACGAGATCTCCCTGGACCCTGGGGAATCAGTGGTCCAGGTGTCGGGAAAGTACAGGAACTACCTGAGAAAGCTGGTCTTTGTGACTGACAAGTCCCGCGTCTTGACTTTTGGGAAAAACAGAGGCAAGAATTTCAAAGCTGTCCCCTTGCACCCCAACACTGTGCTACGATTCATCAGTGGCCGATCTGGCCAATCCATTATCAATGCCATTGGCTTCCACTGGGATGTCTACCCCAGTAAACACGAGAACTGCTGA